The proteins below come from a single Necator americanus strain Aroian chromosome V, whole genome shotgun sequence genomic window:
- a CDS encoding hypothetical protein (NECATOR_CHRV.G17516.T1), which produces MKSFCALLAFVGVCSAQLFAWPASSLNPYLNRYYSAAAAPAPVVAGYPALAAAAPVAAAAPAYAAAPAYAAAPAYAAAPIVAAAAPLSPPIAAEAAIAAATANGAPLLTPPMGPAATVMAAPAMGPAPMAAAAVIPSVPPAYAPFQTTAYLIGSNKQ; this is translated from the exons ATGAAATCTTTTTG tgCTCTGCTTGCTTTCGTTGGTGTATGTTCGGCACAACTTTTTGCATGGCCTGCTTCTTCGCTGAATCCGTACCTGAACAGATACTATTCGGCAGCTGCAGCTCCAGCACCTGTAGTTGCTGGTTATCCAGCTTTGGCCGCGGCTGCTCCCGTAGCTGCAGCAGCTCCAGCTTACGCAGCAGCTCCGGCTTACGCAGCAGCTCCAGCATACGCAGCAGCTCCAATCGTAGCTGCTGCTGCTCCGCTAAGTCCTCCGATAGCCGCGGAAGCAGCTATAGCAGCAGCAACTGCTAACGGTGCTCCACTACTTACACCACCTATGGGTCCTGCCGCTACAGTAATGGCTGCACCCGCTATGGGACCAGCTCCGATGGCTGCCGCTGCCGTTATTCCCTCTGTTCCTCCTGCTTACGCTCCATTCCAAACAACTGCGTACCTTATTGGATCCAACAAACAATGA
- a CDS encoding hypothetical protein (NECATOR_CHRV.G17517.T1) — translation MFPVISSGMLVRLVRTYGALEASAHTGLPGELATDLKELLDDTVGIPTTIQIRMASVFTCILLSVLTVSQAQVAVNGPFFGRYYAAAKPMLTPGFAQVGVPMVAAAPAPVFSAPVPAPAPVLAAPVAAPVYSAPVMAAPVRPVFAAPAVAPVAMAAPVARPFVAAAPPAIMASPALAPVPSVAVPPPAPVMAAPAYAPAPVMAAPAYAPAPVMAAPAYAPAPVVAAAPFAAPVIPAYAPFIRTPYFIGSNKSKN, via the exons ATGTTTCCCGTAATCTCTTCCGGGATGCTCGTTCGGCTCGTTCGAACCTACGGGGCGTTAGAAGCATCCGCCCATACCGGTCTTCCCGGTGAGCTCGCGACTGACTTAAAAGAGCTGCTCGATGACACAGTCGGCATACCGACGACCATCCAAATTCGAATGGCTTCAGTGTTCACCTG CATTCTACTCTCTGTTCTTACCGTATCCCAAGCTCAAGTGGCAGTGAATGGACCGTTCTTCGGCCGATACTACGCAGCTGCGAAGCCAATGCTCACTCCCGGATTCGCTCAAGTTGGAGTCCCCATGGTAGCCGCAGCTCCTGCTCCCGTCTTCTCCGCTCCGGTTCCAGCTCCTGCCCCAGTGCTTGCTGCTCCAGTCGCTGCACCAGTTTACAGCGCTCCCGTTATGGCTGCACCAGTTCGACCCGTCTTTGCCGCTCCAGCTGTTGCTCCAGTAGCTATGGCTGCACCAGTAGCTCGACCATTTGTTGCTGCTGCGCCCCCGGCCATAATGGCATCACCAGCTCTTGCTCCTGTTCCTTCCGTTGCTGTTCCACCTCCGGCACCAGTTATGGCTGCTCCGGCTTACGCTCCGGCACCAGTCATGGCTGCTCCAGCCTACGCTCCAGCTCCAGTCATGGCTGCTCCAGCTTACGCTCCAGCTCCAGTTGTAGCAGCAGCACCGTTTGCAGCTCCTGTCATTCCTGCTTATGCACCTTTCATTCGCACTCCTTACTTCATTGGAAGTAATAAGTCTAAGAATTAA
- a CDS encoding hypothetical protein (NECATOR_CHRV.G17517.T2) → MLVRLVRTYGALEASAHTGLPGELATDLKELLDDTVGIPTTIQIRMASVFTCILLSVLTVSQAQVAVNGPFFGRYYAAAKPMLTPGFAQVGVPMVAAAPAPVFSAPVPAPAPVLAAPVAAPVYSAPVMAAPVRPVFAAPAVAPVAMAAPVARPFVAAAPPAIMASPALAPVPSVAVPPPAPVMAAPAYAPAPVMAAPAYAPAPVMAAPAYAPAPVVAAAPFAAPVIPAYAPFIRTPYFIGSNKSKN, encoded by the exons ATGCTCGTTCGGCTCGTTCGAACCTACGGGGCGTTAGAAGCATCCGCCCATACCGGTCTTCCCGGTGAGCTCGCGACTGACTTAAAAGAGCTGCTCGATGACACAGTCGGCATACCGACGACCATCCAAATTCGAATGGCTTCAGTGTTCACCTG CATTCTACTCTCTGTTCTTACCGTATCCCAAGCTCAAGTGGCAGTGAATGGACCGTTCTTCGGCCGATACTACGCAGCTGCGAAGCCAATGCTCACTCCCGGATTCGCTCAAGTTGGAGTCCCCATGGTAGCCGCAGCTCCTGCTCCCGTCTTCTCCGCTCCGGTTCCAGCTCCTGCCCCAGTGCTTGCTGCTCCAGTCGCTGCACCAGTTTACAGCGCTCCCGTTATGGCTGCACCAGTTCGACCCGTCTTTGCCGCTCCAGCTGTTGCTCCAGTAGCTATGGCTGCACCAGTAGCTCGACCATTTGTTGCTGCTGCGCCCCCGGCCATAATGGCATCACCAGCTCTTGCTCCTGTTCCTTCCGTTGCTGTTCCACCTCCGGCACCAGTTATGGCTGCTCCGGCTTACGCTCCGGCACCAGTCATGGCTGCTCCAGCCTACGCTCCAGCTCCAGTCATGGCTGCTCCAGCTTACGCTCCAGCTCCAGTTGTAGCAGCAGCACCGTTTGCAGCTCCTGTCATTCCTGCTTATGCACCTTTCATTCGCACTCCTTACTTCATTGGAAGTAATAAGTCTAAGAATTAA
- a CDS encoding hypothetical protein (NECATOR_CHRV.G17518.T1), which translates to MTTTVGVASVAAAVAVVVALAGVAAIVRDIDDMKNEIESNMKEIKVVADDTWERLLMTQFSSSNSGSSATLRSLFGRDKRAASCNCGTQPRNCPAGAPGPPGAPGERGDDGLPGPDAKPGPPGIPGTTMPSKPTECIKCPPGPPGQPGGPGSQGPPGQPGGKGPLGPPGNDGGAGTPGPIGDPGPAGLPGSPGQPGSPGKDAEGPEPGRPGGPGPPGPPGPPGSPGKNGSPGNDGANGNNGLPGRNGNPGGRGNDGQPGSPGSDGAPGPDAGYCPCPPRTADDPGRYVQGPMSQEYAKKKKRV; encoded by the exons ATGACGACGACAGTCGGAGTCGCGTCGGTGGCAGCCGCAGTGGCCGTTGTTGTCGCCCTGGCTGGAGTCGCTGCAATTGTCCGAGATATTGACGATATGAAAAACGAAATTGAATcgaatatgaaagaaattaag GTGGTTGCAGATGACACATGGGAACGTCTACTAATGACACAGTTCTCTAGCAGTAACAGTGGAAGTTCAGCTACTTTAAGATCCCTTTTCGGAAGAGACAAGAGGGCTGCCTCTTGCA ACTGTGGCACTCAGCCGAGAAACTGCCCCGCTGGTGCACCTGGTCCACCAGGAGCGCCCGGTGAACGAGGAGATGACGGTCTACCAGGACCAGATGCAAAACCTGGACCACCTGGTATCCCTGGAACTACCATGCCCAGTAAGCCGACGGAGTGCATCAAATGCCCACCCGGTCCTCCCGGACAACCTGGAGGTCCTGGTAGCCAGGGCCCACCTGGGCAGCCTGGTGGAAAAGGCCCATTGGGACCTCCTGGAAATGATGGTGGCGCAGGAACGCCTGGTCCGATAGGAGATCCAGGACCAGCTGGACTGCCAGGATCGCCTGGACAGCCTGGAAGTCCGGGCAAAGATGCTGAGGGACCAGAACCAGGACGTCCCGGCGGCCCTGGTCCACCTGGACCACCTGGGCCACCTGGTTCTCCAGGAAAGAATGGATCCCCAGGAAATGATGGAGCTAATGGAAAC AACGGACTGCCTGGCAGAAATGGCAATCCCGGTGGTCGTGGAAATGATGGCCAACCTGGATCACCCGGGTCAGACGGCGCTCCTGGACCTGATGCCGGGTACTGTCCTTGCCCACCGAGAACAGCAGATGATCCAGGGAGATATGTACAG GGTCCCATGTCACAGGAGTacgcgaagaagaaaaagagagtgtga
- a CDS encoding hypothetical protein (NECATOR_CHRV.G17518.T2) has protein sequence MTTTVGVASVAAAVAVVVALAGVAAIVRDIDDMKNEIESNMKEIKVVADDTWERLLMTQFSSSNSGSSATLRSLFGRDKRAASCNCGTQPRNCPAGAPGPPGAPGERGDDGLPGPDAKPGPPGIPGTTMPSKPTECIKCPPGPPGQPGGPGSQGPPGQPGGKGPLGPPGNDGGAGTPGPIGDPGPAGLPGSPGQPGSPGKDAEGPEPGRPGGPGPPGPPGPPGSPGKNGSPGNDGANGNNGLPGRNGNPGGRGNDGQPGSPGSDGAPGPDAGLLLRASFLLFLLGLSIHIFQGPMSQEYAKKKKRV, from the exons ATGACGACGACAGTCGGAGTCGCGTCGGTGGCAGCCGCAGTGGCCGTTGTTGTCGCCCTGGCTGGAGTCGCTGCAATTGTCCGAGATATTGACGATATGAAAAACGAAATTGAATcgaatatgaaagaaattaag GTGGTTGCAGATGACACATGGGAACGTCTACTAATGACACAGTTCTCTAGCAGTAACAGTGGAAGTTCAGCTACTTTAAGATCCCTTTTCGGAAGAGACAAGAGGGCTGCCTCTTGCA ACTGTGGCACTCAGCCGAGAAACTGCCCCGCTGGTGCACCTGGTCCACCAGGAGCGCCCGGTGAACGAGGAGATGACGGTCTACCAGGACCAGATGCAAAACCTGGACCACCTGGTATCCCTGGAACTACCATGCCCAGTAAGCCGACGGAGTGCATCAAATGCCCACCCGGTCCTCCCGGACAACCTGGAGGTCCTGGTAGCCAGGGCCCACCTGGGCAGCCTGGTGGAAAAGGCCCATTGGGACCTCCTGGAAATGATGGTGGCGCAGGAACGCCTGGTCCGATAGGAGATCCAGGACCAGCTGGACTGCCAGGATCGCCTGGACAGCCTGGAAGTCCGGGCAAAGATGCTGAGGGACCAGAACCAGGACGTCCCGGCGGCCCTGGTCCACCTGGACCACCTGGGCCACCTGGTTCTCCAGGAAAGAATGGATCCCCAGGAAATGATGGAGCTAATGGAAAC AACGGACTGCCTGGCAGAAATGGCAATCCCGGTGGTCGTGGAAATGATGGCCAACCTGGATCACCCGGGTCAGACGGCGCTCCTGGACCTGATGCCGG gctTTTGTTACGAGCCagttttctgttgttcttATTAGGACTTAGCATACACATTTTTCAGGGTCCCATGTCACAGGAGTacgcgaagaagaaaaagagagtgtga